CTCCCAGCCATAGCGACCATTGGGGGAGAGGGTGCGGTGCAACTGGGCCAACTGGGATCCCAGTAAACTGGCGGTCTGGGGACGCGGTGAGGTCAAATCCAAGTACTCCAACACCAGATAGGCTTGCTCTTCAGCGGATCCCCAGACCAAGGGTTGGGGCACCCGAATGGCATTGGCAGCGGCCAAGGTTTGTAATCCGGCGGCTTCGGCAGCAAACATCTCCAAGGCCCCCATCACCCCAGCTCTGCCTCCACGGGCCAACTTGACAAAGTAGTCTTTTGGGTAGTCTTTTTGACCACAGGAAAGCCGATAGGTGGCGTTGATGCTGCCACCACTGACAGAGCGATACTGCAAGGTTTGCAAGGGATCCCCTGTCGCTTCCGACAGGTGCTGAGCAATGGCTTGCCAAATGGGCTGCATAAAAGCTGAAATCAGCACTCCAAATTATTTTTCAGAACCTTTCAGGTGGCCCTCTACTCGCTTTCCGTAACGGTTTTTGCCTTGGGATCCAACGCTGCCCCGGCCCCGTAGGAGTCGATATCGATGGCCTGGGATCCACCCATCACCAGCAGCTCCAACAGGGATCCCATCTGCCACCACACCAAACCCCCGGTGAACAGCACCAGGATCCCGCCCACCAGACCGGCCAAAGCCAGGGATAGCCCAAATACGTACAGACAAGCGGCCACAAAACCAAAGGTAAACAGACAACAAAGGCCGTAGGTGAGGATAACCCCAGGGGTGCGGTAACGAATCTGCGCCTGGCTATCCCGGTTCAGATGCCAAAAGGCCACCTGATATTCCAACTTGTCTTTGAAAATAATGCCGAAAATGATCGCAAAAAAACTGAACAGGGCAATAGCAGAGTAGATCGGAGGGTTAACAAAGGTGTAGGGAAAGTCGCTGCCGCTGTAAACCGATTCCATAGCGCCCACCTGATTTCAGGATGCAAACCTTCTGCAGCTTAACATTTCTTAGTGTCTCTGGTGTCCCTGGTTGTCAGACCCACAGTCGAAGAAGTCGCCGGGAAGGGATCCCATCTGGATTACCCTAGAGAGGGCTTTGTCTAGCCCCATCCGCGTTTGCCTTTCCCTGCGAGTTGGTCTATGTCCGTGATCCGTGCCCTGCATACCCAGTTGGTGAAGAAAGAGCGCTCTGCCGAAGAGATCGCCCGTGAATACCTGGATCGTCTCACCCAACTGGAGCCGCAGCTGAAAAGTTTCATCACAGTGACGGAGGAGCTGGCTCTCCAACAGGCTAGGGCTGTGGATGCCCAGATTCAAGCTGGGGAAGAGATTGGCCCTTTGGCAGGGATCCCGATTGCCATCAAAGACAACCTCTGTACGCGGGGGATCCCCACAACTTGTGCCTCCAAGATCCTGCAGGGGTTTATTCCTCCCTATGAGTCCACAGTGACGGCGCGACTGGCGGCAGCAGGCATGGTTACAGTGGGCAAAACCAACCTGGATGAGTTTGCCATGGGCAGTTCCACTGAGAACTCTGCTTTTCAACTCACCGCCAACCCCTGGGACTTAACTCGTGTACCAGGGGGATCCTCCGGCGGATCGGCGGCGGCGGTAGCTGCCGATCAAGCCGTGGTGGCTTTGGGTTCCGATACCGGTGGGTCGATCCGTCAGCCGGCAGCCTTCTGTGGGGTGGTGGGCCTGAAACCCACCTACGGACTGGTGTCTCGCTATGGATTGGTGGCCTTTGCCTCTTCTTTGGATCAAATCGGGCCGTTCGGACGCACCGTTGAGGATGTGGCGTTGCTGCTGCAAGGGATCGCCGGTCACGACCCGATGGACTCCACCAGCCTCAAGGTACCCATTCCCGACTACAGCCAGGCTTTGATCCCAGAGATCAAGGGCTTGAAGGTGGGGGTGATCCGCGATCTGTTGGGGCAGGGGTGTGGTGATGAAACCCGTGCCGCTGTCCAAGCGGCCATTCAACATCTGCAAGAGTTGGGAGCTGAGATCCTCGAGATCGATTGCCCCAGTTTTCAGTACGGTCTGGCCACCTACTACATCATTGCCCCGTCGGAAGCCTCCGCCAATTTGGCCCGCTACGACGGCGTGAAATACGGGCTACGGGCACCTGCCGACTCGTTGGTGCCTATGTATGCCAAAACTCGGGAGCAAGGCTTTGGGCCTGAGGTAAAACGCCGCATTATGATCGGCACCTATGCCCTTTCCTCCGGCTATTACGATGCCTATTACCTAAAGGCCCAGAAGGTGCGTACCCTAATCAAGCAAGACTTTCTCAAGGCCTTTCAAAAGGTGGATGTGCTGGTCAGCCCCACCACGCCGACCCCAGCCTTCAAAGCAGGTGAGCGGGAGGATCCCCTCAGCATGTATCTGTGCGACCTGATGACCATCCCGGTGAATTTGGCGGGTTTGCCGGGGCTAAGCTTGCCCTGCGGGTTTGTGGATGGGCTACCGATTGGCCTACAAATTGTGGGTAATGCCCTCCAGGAGAGCAAAGTGTTACAGGTTGCCTACGCTTACGAGCAAAGCACCGACTGGCATAAACGTCGTCCCAGTCTTACCCAGCAACCCGTTGAAAAGCCCAAGGGATCCGACTCAACTTCTTCCTCGGGTCACTCCAAATCCAAAAAGACCCAAAAGAAGGGCTAGTTACAGCCCTTTCGCGGGTTTGCTACAACAACTGTTGTGTCCTGACCCCATTTTGAAAGGGCTCCGGGGATTCCCCCGTGCTAGGTGACTAGCGAAAGGGCTGTAAACGGCTTTCCTGTTTTTTTATGGTGACAGCCTCAGGTATTCCAAATGTCAACACCCAATCGGGTAAGGATCCCAGGACAAAAACGCTCCCTCCCGACCATCTTTCCAGGAGAGCCGTTAAACAATAATTCCAGAAAATGGGATTAAACTTATAAAGATTGCCAGGAAAACTCTATCCCCTTGTGAGCGCGGTCGTTGACCTTGCTTGAATTCCGTAGTTTTGCGCATTTTCCTCAAGCAGCTTTTAACATAAAAATAGAATTGATTCATAAATTGATCCATGATTGATTGCTTCATAATTGCGCGAATTGGAAATGATGCCTATGACTCAAGGCTCTGGATGGGTTCCACCCTTGGAGCGGTTCCTTGAGCCAGTTCCCCTATTGGTAAGTCCTACCCACTCCGTCATCTCTGTCGTTAAATTTCTGGCTCAGAGAGGGTCTCCCTTCCGCTATGCCCTGGTAGGGGATCCCCACAAATTGGTTGGCATCCTGACGGCTACAGATGCATTGCGATGGCTGGCTCAGGGTGAGGGGGCGACGGATATCCCGGTTCAGGAGGTGATGACCACGCCTGTGCTGACCTTTGCTGCCCGCGACTATCGGGATCCCTTAACGCTGGTTCAGTTCATGCAGGCCCACGGAGTTCAGCATTTGCCAGTCGTGGATGCAACGGGATCCCTGCTGGGGGTTGTCAATCAAGAGGATCTCTGCCTGAACCTGATTCTGGAACACCGGCCATCCCAGCCTCCCTTGCCGACAGAAGCCCAGCAAGCGCTCACCACCTTGTGTCAGCTAGAAGAGGAAATCCTCACCGAGGAACTGCAAAAGGCCCTCAATCTGCGCATCGGCATTGAACACTCCATCCCCTTGGGCATTGCCGCTGCCGATTTTCAGGGCAAACAAATCTACGTCAACGATACCTTTGCCAAAATGGTGGGCTGGCCCAAAGAAGCCCTGCTTGGGCGGGATCCCCCCTATGTTTATTGGCCACCCGAGGAATTGGAGACTATTTTCGCAGCCTTCACTCAAGGCTTGAATCAAAGTCGGCCTTTGCAGGGATGGGAACTGACCTTTATGCGCCGCAACGGGGAGCGGTTTCCGGTACGCATTTTGGATGCTCCCTGGCGAGATGGTAAGGGAAATCTAATCGGCATGATTGCCAGTGTGCAGGACTTAACCCCAGAAAAACATCAATTACAGCAAACCCATCTGCTCAGCCGCATCACGCAAGGGATCCGACAGTTCTCACAAGTCGAAGACATTTTGAACTTCACTGTGCGGGAGATTCGCCACTTGCTACAGGTAGATCGGGTGGTTATTTACCGTTTTTTACCCAACTGGGCCGGAGAAATTGTTGCAGAATCTGTCAGTCAATCGAAATTCAGCCTGCTGGGTCGAGTCATTGAAGATCCCTGCTTCATGAGCGGGTGGCACCACCCCTATCAGCAGGGCCGCATTTCAGCCATTGAAGATATCGACACCGCTTCAGTTCAACCCTGTCACCGGGAGTTGCTAGCGAGTTTACAAGTGCGGGCAAACTTGGTGGTGCCCATTCTGCAAGCGGATTCCTCCCACACTTCTACCGAGCAAGAGTGCCTCTGGGGTCTGTTGATCGCCCATCACTGCACGGCCCCCAAAAGCTGGGATCCCTGGATGCCCGAATCCCTGAAGCAATTTGCGGATCAACTGGGTCTAGCGCTGCAACAGGCGGTTCTCGTCCAACGACTGCAGGCCACCAACGCCGAGCTGCAATACCAAGTGGAAGTGCGCAATGCCGAGCTGCGTCAACTGGTGAGCTATGAGCAACTGTTGCGATTGATCAGTGATAAAGTGCGCTCCAGTTTGTCTGAAGAAGACATCCTCACTACCGTTACTCAGGAACTCACCCAATCCCTACACCTGGGCGTTTGTGGGGTTGCTCTTCTTGAGGCAGAAACCCACACCTATACTCTGGCTTATGAATTTGCAGGCTCTATGCCGAGCATTGGCAAAGTCTCACTGCCGATGGATCCCGTCCTTCTAAAACAACTGCAGCAGGGTCAAACCCTCTGTTTCAGCACCAATCATCCCCTGCGCGGTTGGTGTACCCTTGTCGCTTGCCCCTTACACACAGAACTCCAGGATCGGATCCCCTCGGAAGCCTCAGTGTCACAGACCCCATCCAAAACAACAACCTCACTGCTGGGTTTTCTGAAGTTAATTCGTCTCCCCCATGAAGGGTTTACTCCTGCCGAGATCCGCTTTGCGGAACAAATAGCCATCCAATGCAGTATCGCCATTCGCCAAGCTTGCCTTTACCAAGAAACTCAGAATCAGCTACAGCAGTTGATGAAGCTAAACCAGCTTAAAGAAGATTTTCTCAATATGGTCTCCCACGAGCTGCGCACTCCCCTCACCAGCATGAAAATGGCCCTAAAAATGCTGGAGGTAAGCGGCATTACCGAGAAGCAAATCCGCTACTTTAACATTCTCAAGCAAGAGTGGCAAAAAGAGCTGGATCTGGTCAACGATCTCCTGGATTTACAACGTCTGGAATCTGGTAGCCGTCAACTGGAAGTAACTCGCTTTTGCGTACAGGATCGGCTTACGGAAGTATTGGAGCCGTTTGCCTTGCGTTTTCAAGAACGTCAACTCACTTTCATCCCCCAAATTCCTTCGGATCCCTTTATCTTCACTACTGATGCAGGGTTATTGACTCGCATTCTGAGTGAATTGCTCAACAATGCTGTCAAATACACTCCTGCCGGCGAACAGATTCACTTATTGGTTTCTGGCTCCTCACTCCATTTACACTTACAAGTCACCAATACAGGGGTGCAGATCCCATCGGAGCATTTATCCCGTATTTTCGAGAAGTTTTATCGGGTTCCACAGCTGGATCAGGCACAACAGGGAGGCACCGGATTGGGTCTGCCGCTGGTTAAAAAAGCGGTGGAACTGTTGCGAGGAGACCTGCGGGCGGAAAGCCAAGAAAACCGTACCGTTTTTGAGGTAAGCCTGCCCAACTTATCGACAGACGGGAGCTCCCGCAATCCATAAAAAACCGGTGCTGGCCAAGGACATGGCAGCCGATGACAACGGTTGAAGCTGTGTTAATATTTTGCATAACTTACACAGTTTGGGGTAGCTGACCCTTTTTGGATCGGTTTTTGGGATCCTGTCAGCGGTGCGTAGCACTATGGGCAAAGTTTTGGTTTTGAATGCCTCCTACGAGCCGCTCAACATTACCAGTTGGCGTCGGGCAGTCATTCTTTTACTCAAGGGCAAAGCGGAACAAATCGAGCACAACGGCAGAGTGGTCTACGGCAACATGCCTTTGCCCACTGTCATTCGTCTGCGCCACTACGTCCACATTCCCCACAAAGAGATCCCCCTCACCCGTCGCAATGTTCTGTATCGGGATGCCCACCGTTGTCAGTACTGCGGCTGTTCTGGAGAGGATCTCACCCTCGATCACATTATTCCCCGTTCCCGTGGCGGCGGAGACACCTGGGAAAATGTCGTCAGTGCCTGTGTGCGCTGCAATGTCAAAAAGGGAAATCGCACCCCCCGTGAGGCCGGTATGCCTTTGTTACGCCAACCCCGTCGACCCCATAGCACCCTTCATTTTGAAATTTCCAAAGCGGTCGGCAGCGGCACCCACCGAGAGTGGTCGAAATACACCATCGGGTTGGAAGGGGGTTCGGAGGAGGAGCTGCCAAACAGCTAAGGATGTGATGTTAGGGAGGTGATTCTGAGACAGAGGCAGCCTTAGAAATCGGGGGCGATGTGGTGGCCGGGAGCCCGGTCTCAATCCAATCGCGAATCAAAGGATTCACCAGTTCTGGGCGCTCATCGTGAGGGCAGTGGCCGGCCTCTATGAAATGCTCCACCAACTGCGGGTAATGGGCGCGGTACAACTTGGAGCGTTCGCGGGCCCGCATCCAGGGATCCCGTTCTCCCCAAATCAATAACAACGGACGCACCAAACTGCGCAGCAACTCATCCACATAACGGCCTTTCTGGCCTCCTCGCATCAGAGCCGCAAACACATCCGCCGCCCCCGGATCCATGCTGGGGCGATGGATATCTTCAACCAACTGATCCGTCACCGCTGCCGGATCATAGTAAACCTGTTTTAACTTTTCTCGAATCACCCGGGGCTGCCGCAAATACAGAAACAGCAGGTACGACACCAGGCGCTGGCGCAACCCCCAACCCACCAGGCCACCCAACCATTGTTTCCATCCCGTTGGGGATCCCCCCAGAGTGGAAAAGCCACCCGCCCCATTGAGCAGAACCACGCCGCGAATCCACTCCGGCCACTCTGCCGCCAAACTCAGCACCACATAGCCCCCAAGGGAGTTGCCAATCCCCACCACGGGCCGACGCACCACCTGTTGGCAAAAGTCCCGCAGTTGATCCCGCCAAATCTCGGTGCGGTAATCCCAGTTGGGCTTGGCAGAACGACCAAAACCCAGCAAATCGATGGCGTAAACCTGATAATGTTGGGCCAATTCGGGGATGTTTTTGCGCCAGTGGTCGGTGGAGGCCCCGAAGCCATGTACCAAAAGCAAAGGCTGCCCGTGCTCACCCTGTTTGACGTAGTGAACTGACTGCCCTCGCCAAATCCAGCGCGCCGAGGTAGGAGTGGCCGATGCCGATGTTGAAGTCATAATGACCGTCCGCAAGCCTCTTTCATTCTAGATTCTCCTTGGCGCTTCCCCTAGGGGCTGATCCGGAGTCTTGGCCTGGCAGTATCCTAAACACGGGTTGGATTGACAGCATGATCGCGTTTTTAATGGGCCATCTGGTAGCCATCGAGTTGGGGGAACGGAGCAACCTGACCGTTGAGGTGCAGGGGATCGGCTATCGGGTCAAAGCACCGGAGCGGTTCCTCAAGCAATTGCCTGCTTTGGGAGAGTCGATCCAGGTGTTTACCCACTTGGTGGTTCGAGAAACGGAGTTGGTGTTGTATGGATTTGGCTCCGGCGCCGAGCGAGACTTATTTGTGGAGCTGATCAAGGTTTCGGGAGTGGGGCCGGCGCTGGGATTGGCCCTGCTCAATACCCTCAGCCTGCCGGAATTGGTGCAAGCCGTGGTCACCGACAATATACGAGTGCTTTCCCGCACCCCCGGCGTGGGCTACAAAACTGCCCAAAGGCTGGCTCTAGAACTCAAAACCAAATTGGCCAACTGGCGACAGGGGGCGGGAGTGAGTGAACAAATCTTAGCTGGAGGCCCCCCTATGCCCATCCGCGAAGAAGTAGAAATGGCCCTCCTTGCCCTCGGCTACAGCGCCAGCGAAATTTATACAGCTCTGCAAGCCCTGCCCCCGCAACCCCAACAAACGGAAGACTGGCTGCGCGCTGCCATCACCTACCTGAGCCAGCAACCATGAGTGCTTCCATCCTCAAATCCCGGCGGGTTGCCATTTTGGGAGGTACCTTTAACCCCGTCCACCAGGGGCACCTGATCATGGCGGAGCAGGCCCTTTGGCAGTTCCACCTGGATCAAGTCCTGTGGATGCCTGCCGGGGATCCCCCCCACAAGCCCTTAGCCTCTGGTGCCACCACCGCCGACCGCCTGGCTATGGTGAAGTTGGCCATTGCCGATCACGAGCGCTTCGCCTGCTCGGAGTTGGAGATTCACCGCCAAGGGCGCTCCTACACCATCGAAACGCTGCGCAGTCTCATCCAGGAGCAACCCGACACCCAGTGGTACTGGATCATCGGTGTCGATGCCTTGCGGGATTTGCCCCAGTGGCACCAAGCGCAGGAATTAGCCCAGATCTGCCACTGGATTGTTGCTCCCCGCGTCGATGCCGGTGATGCACTGCAGGTGCTGCGGGCAGTAGCTGAAAAGCTACCGCTGCAGGCAGAAGTGCTAGAAGCACCGACCCTGACGCTATCGTCCACCTATCTGCGGGAACAAATCCGCAAAGGGGGATCCATCCGCTACCTAGTACCCACCGCTGTTGAGCAGTACATTCGCCAACACCAGCTGTATCGCTAGTGCAACCACGAAAAGAGGGGGAATGGATCCCCCCAGTATAGGTTTGCAGCCGACTGCCAGACTTAGTAGGCCAAGCCCATGCTGCGGGTGGTTTCAGGGCCTAGGTAAACCCGAATACTAAGGAAATCAGTGGGACAAGCAGTTTCACAGCGTTTGCAGCCAACACAATCCTCGGTGCGAGGGGAGGCCGCGATCATCCCGGCCTTGTTGTTACCCTTCCAGGGCACCATCTCCAACACATCGGTGGGACAAGCCCGCACACATTGGGTACAACCGATGCAGGTGTCGTAGATCTTGACCGAGTGAGCCATTAGCGTTCTCCAGTCGAGCAGGTCGAAAAAAGCGTTTACTGAATTGGCGTGGCAGCAACACCACTGCGCAAGTGCCCTCAGTGTACTGTAGTCCCGCGAAGCCTCCAAAATCTCAGATTCAAATGTTCAAACAAATTTACATCCGCGCAGATGACCCCGTTTGGCTTTGGGTTTGGTTTTACAAGCGGCGGCTGGGGGTGGGCTAGGATAGGGCTGAAGCTGGCAAGGGATCCTTATGGGGCGCTCGATGCGGGATTTTAGGACACAAACTCAGGGGAACTTGCGTCGCCTAGGGCCAATTTTGCAAGAGATCTTCGAAGAGAGCAAACCGCGCCTGCGGGAATGGGATCAACGACTCACCGATTGGGTGCGCAGCCGACATCTGGGGGTCGATCCGGCCCTGCCAAAGGTGGCCATCTACGTTGGGATAGCGATTGTGGTCTTGGTGATTCCGATTCTCACCTTGGCGGTGTTAGTGGCTCTGATTGCCTTTCTCGCCATCCAAATCGGCCAAAAATGGCCCCGGTGGCAGCAGCCGGATCCCTATCGCCGTACCGAGCGTCGCTATCTGCGCAGCGCGGCTGAGGATCAGGAATACCAGGAATACGATGACGACCCCGACCTGGGCTAGCACTCAGGTTCATCAGGTTCAGAAGAGACCAGTGGGGCAGAAGATTGAGAAGGGTTAATGCCCAAACGCTGCTCCACCCGCCCAACCAACCGTTTACGAGCCCGCCCTTCCCAATGATTCAGGCCGAGCATAGCGGCTAGGATCCCCAATTGCAGGGCCAAACTGGGCAAGGTCACACTCAACTCTCGACCTGCCAAGGCCCGAAAGAAAAACACAAATGCCCCGATGGTGGCCGAGGATCCCACCGCCAGGTAGATAAAGCGGCGCAAGCTCCGGTAGGGAGAGGCCAACTCGGTTAATAACCTCACCCGATCCGCCTGGGAAAGATCGCTGCGCCGGAGCAGGGGGGACAGGCGAGGGGAAAACTGAGGACGACGATCCGATTCAGCCATGGGGTTACACCTCTGCCTCTATCAAAAGGGGATCCCGACCGGAAACCCCCGCCAAAATTTCCTCAGAAGCCCGACAAGCGGCCAAAATATCCCGTTCTTCTCCCCCCAAATAAACACGGCCAAAGCTGCCGAAGGGCATCACCTCCAAGATGTTGATCTGGGCGGATTTTTCCGCTTCGTTGGCGGCCAAGGGCGCATAGCCCGCCGGTTGCACCTCCAGAATGTAAAGGGTTTGCCCCGACAACAGCATCTGACCACGGCGGGAACGGTTAATCAACTGGGTCTGGTGGGGGTCGATGTTGCGGATGATCTGGCTGGAGATGATGCGGGGCCGGAGGCGTTCCTGTTCTCTCACCCCCAAAGCCGCCAAAATGGCACGACCAGCGGTGCGGGTATCCCCTTGGTTGCTGGAGTGCACCTCCAAAAGGCCATAAAGGCGCTCCACCACCTGTAGCCCCGGCTTCACCGACGTGGACTTGAGGGCAACATCCATGATGCGGTTAATCTCAATACCCGGAGAAATCTCGATCCACAGGGAGGTATCGCCGGGGAGGGGCAAAAACCCATAGGCTACCGTACCCAGATAGGCAGCATACTGTGGCTGTAGCCGATCCAAAAATACATAACTGCGCAGGTCAATCCCCAAAAACGTGCTCCCTTTGCAAACTGGACGCTGATTGGTTCTTTGGCAGGCAGATCATCTCTGCAGGACGGGCTTGGGCAAGAGCTCGGCTCCCTCACCACAAGCCACCTTGGGCGACCACCTTCACCGTTGTCAAGGCTTCGACATCAATCGGGCCACGCACGTGCAGCCGTTGGATCGAAACGCCCAGCGATAAATCCCGAAACGCCCCTAAGGTTGGGATCCCGGCCCCTCGCCCCGCCGACAGAGGAGAGGTATTGATGTGGATCAGAGCTGCATCCACCTCCTGTAGGAAGCGCTGCGCTGCCGATTGGCTATCGGTGAGGATCGTTTCTGATTGATGGTAGCCGTTTTTATTAATCCAGGTGATCGCCTCCGCCAGATCGGAGATGGGTTGTAGGCGCAGGTGGGGCCGTTCTGTGGAATCAAACCC
The sequence above is drawn from the Thermostichus vulcanus str. 'Rupite' genome and encodes:
- a CDS encoding alpha/beta fold hydrolase, which codes for MTSTSASATPTSARWIWRGQSVHYVKQGEHGQPLLLVHGFGASTDHWRKNIPELAQHYQVYAIDLLGFGRSAKPNWDYRTEIWRDQLRDFCQQVVRRPVVGIGNSLGGYVVLSLAAEWPEWIRGVVLLNGAGGFSTLGGSPTGWKQWLGGLVGWGLRQRLVSYLLFLYLRQPRVIREKLKQVYYDPAAVTDQLVEDIHRPSMDPGAADVFAALMRGGQKGRYVDELLRSLVRPLLLIWGERDPWMRARERSKLYRAHYPQLVEHFIEAGHCPHDERPELVNPLIRDWIETGLPATTSPPISKAASVSESPP
- a CDS encoding HNH endonuclease, with the translated sequence MGKVLVLNASYEPLNITSWRRAVILLLKGKAEQIEHNGRVVYGNMPLPTVIRLRHYVHIPHKEIPLTRRNVLYRDAHRCQYCGCSGEDLTLDHIIPRSRGGGDTWENVVSACVRCNVKKGNRTPREAGMPLLRQPRRPHSTLHFEISKAVGSGTHREWSKYTIGLEGGSEEELPNS
- a CDS encoding GAF domain-containing protein, yielding MTQGSGWVPPLERFLEPVPLLVSPTHSVISVVKFLAQRGSPFRYALVGDPHKLVGILTATDALRWLAQGEGATDIPVQEVMTTPVLTFAARDYRDPLTLVQFMQAHGVQHLPVVDATGSLLGVVNQEDLCLNLILEHRPSQPPLPTEAQQALTTLCQLEEEILTEELQKALNLRIGIEHSIPLGIAAADFQGKQIYVNDTFAKMVGWPKEALLGRDPPYVYWPPEELETIFAAFTQGLNQSRPLQGWELTFMRRNGERFPVRILDAPWRDGKGNLIGMIASVQDLTPEKHQLQQTHLLSRITQGIRQFSQVEDILNFTVREIRHLLQVDRVVIYRFLPNWAGEIVAESVSQSKFSLLGRVIEDPCFMSGWHHPYQQGRISAIEDIDTASVQPCHRELLASLQVRANLVVPILQADSSHTSTEQECLWGLLIAHHCTAPKSWDPWMPESLKQFADQLGLALQQAVLVQRLQATNAELQYQVEVRNAELRQLVSYEQLLRLISDKVRSSLSEEDILTTVTQELTQSLHLGVCGVALLEAETHTYTLAYEFAGSMPSIGKVSLPMDPVLLKQLQQGQTLCFSTNHPLRGWCTLVACPLHTELQDRIPSEASVSQTPSKTTTSLLGFLKLIRLPHEGFTPAEIRFAEQIAIQCSIAIRQACLYQETQNQLQQLMKLNQLKEDFLNMVSHELRTPLTSMKMALKMLEVSGITEKQIRYFNILKQEWQKELDLVNDLLDLQRLESGSRQLEVTRFCVQDRLTEVLEPFALRFQERQLTFIPQIPSDPFIFTTDAGLLTRILSELLNNAVKYTPAGEQIHLLVSGSSLHLHLQVTNTGVQIPSEHLSRIFEKFYRVPQLDQAQQGGTGLGLPLVKKAVELLRGDLRAESQENRTVFEVSLPNLSTDGSSRNP
- the gatA gene encoding Asp-tRNA(Asn)/Glu-tRNA(Gln) amidotransferase subunit GatA — its product is MSVIRALHTQLVKKERSAEEIAREYLDRLTQLEPQLKSFITVTEELALQQARAVDAQIQAGEEIGPLAGIPIAIKDNLCTRGIPTTCASKILQGFIPPYESTVTARLAAAGMVTVGKTNLDEFAMGSSTENSAFQLTANPWDLTRVPGGSSGGSAAAVAADQAVVALGSDTGGSIRQPAAFCGVVGLKPTYGLVSRYGLVAFASSLDQIGPFGRTVEDVALLLQGIAGHDPMDSTSLKVPIPDYSQALIPEIKGLKVGVIRDLLGQGCGDETRAAVQAAIQHLQELGAEILEIDCPSFQYGLATYYIIAPSEASANLARYDGVKYGLRAPADSLVPMYAKTREQGFGPEVKRRIMIGTYALSSGYYDAYYLKAQKVRTLIKQDFLKAFQKVDVLVSPTTPTPAFKAGEREDPLSMYLCDLMTIPVNLAGLPGLSLPCGFVDGLPIGLQIVGNALQESKVLQVAYAYEQSTDWHKRRPSLTQQPVEKPKGSDSTSSSGHSKSKKTQKKG
- a CDS encoding DUF3493 domain-containing protein — encoded protein: MAESDRRPQFSPRLSPLLRRSDLSQADRVRLLTELASPYRSLRRFIYLAVGSSATIGAFVFFFRALAGRELSVTLPSLALQLGILAAMLGLNHWEGRARKRLVGRVEQRLGINPSQSSAPLVSSEPDEPEC
- the psaC gene encoding photosystem I iron-sulfur center protein PsaC, whose translation is MAHSVKIYDTCIGCTQCVRACPTDVLEMVPWKGNNKAGMIAASPRTEDCVGCKRCETACPTDFLSIRVYLGPETTRSMGLAY
- the nadD gene encoding nicotinate-nucleotide adenylyltransferase, with the protein product MSASILKSRRVAILGGTFNPVHQGHLIMAEQALWQFHLDQVLWMPAGDPPHKPLASGATTADRLAMVKLAIADHERFACSELEIHRQGRSYTIETLRSLIQEQPDTQWYWIIGVDALRDLPQWHQAQELAQICHWIVAPRVDAGDALQVLRAVAEKLPLQAEVLEAPTLTLSSTYLREQIRKGGSIRYLVPTAVEQYIRQHQLYR
- the ruvA gene encoding Holliday junction branch migration protein RuvA; translated protein: MIAFLMGHLVAIELGERSNLTVEVQGIGYRVKAPERFLKQLPALGESIQVFTHLVVRETELVLYGFGSGAERDLFVELIKVSGVGPALGLALLNTLSLPELVQAVVTDNIRVLSRTPGVGYKTAQRLALELKTKLANWRQGAGVSEQILAGGPPMPIREEVEMALLALGYSASEIYTALQALPPQPQQTEDWLRAAITYLSQQP